In Methanosphaera sp. ISO3-F5, a genomic segment contains:
- a CDS encoding Ig-like domain repeat protein yields the protein MIKNKKIFYTLIILTVAILGLTTAAAVNTENNTNNHDDTLQQSTNTLEIQEIQNNKEINKKQQQTTKKATTKTITNQTYTNYFKNSTTSFIPQSQSISEGDTIDLSGRFENMDFVIDKKNIKFTSTNKNAQLYNCTVYIQNTATDSTISNLQIYNTNKENATGIFVNYTNNLLIENNHVIVDDCSYSFAFAGSLNNSIIRSNNFKTLSTNTERTHTCFVMGKSHYNLITNNTVYSDEANGIYISSYGSGRFIMAGAGSNNNITSNNVSGGDGTWVNLIQTTGNNNKIDSNNVTGGYEGIVVLGGNAIITNNQVNGPKQYGMDIQDDGSLTNTNTIISNNNITVTDNTDAIRVFKNTQINNNNINSENGYDIYIESGEDCANFNITSNNITSTNSTGIYTKGIANHIRIEDNKINTKQEGIKFAQQSITKRPNNILVNNNNITTQTEYAINFNNAGSRTASQINITVTDTNILTSTRGTGLHTSYLPPTNNQTIPQVRTQIQINPIAATLEKPVNITATITARDSSTINNGNITFTDDKGQQIATAPIINNQSTITTTFTDYSIKQITATYNETENYTTSQNTTTINITTNTDDYNKDELLELIQRLEEENNNLKQSLLDNQTKINQLNTENEELKQQLQQYNNTITNQTQTIKAQEEKIAELTDKINNMNKTVNNQNQKIQEQNIQINTLNNTINALTQENSNLKNNITQQENIIKTQNDKINNLNTQINVLNKTINEQEQQIQEYNNTIKTQNTQINTLNNQITDINNEINNLNTQITQLTKTINEQEQQIQEYKNTIKTQNTQINTLNNKITDINKEITNKNNEINDLNGQTTQLTKTINEQEQQLQRNNNTIQAQQNTINQQNQENKQLTNTNNNLNQTIKELTTNQNVKLTQDQISKTKYSNNIKIIGTLKDNNKKPLNNQIIKIKINNQEKKVITNKNGIYALTTKATIIGTNNITIQYEKTDKYNSSTTKTTFQIEKMGLNIKLDNIKQVKYGDNTTITGRFSDDNNKGLINTVLRININGQTIKIKTGLNGTFTYTTQTNKTGTNNITISYPGNKNYKQVTSKTTFKVTKQDVTININEITPVKYGDNTIITGTLTDKNNRKIKNTQVTIKINNKAYTAKTDVNGKYKLTIKTANVGKNNITVSFNGNTYYNKTTIRSTFTTNKQNIRATLNTLQNKNYKTTIKGKLSDVNNNPLKNSNIKISINGKTKTIKTDNKGIFTYTANVKQKQIKFTLTFPGNVKYTKYTKTTLLNFA from the coding sequence ATGATAAAAAACAAAAAAATATTCTACACACTAATCATACTAACAGTAGCAATACTGGGATTAACCACAGCAGCAGCCGTAAATACAGAAAACAACACAAACAATCATGATGACACCCTACAACAAAGCACAAACACCCTGGAAATACAAGAAATACAAAACAATAAAGAAATAAACAAAAAACAACAACAAACAACAAAAAAAGCCACCACAAAAACAATAACCAACCAAACATACACAAACTACTTTAAAAACAGCACAACATCATTCATACCACAAAGCCAGTCAATATCCGAAGGAGACACAATTGACCTAAGCGGAAGATTCGAAAATATGGACTTCGTAATAGACAAAAAAAATATTAAATTCACAAGCACCAACAAAAACGCACAACTATACAACTGCACAGTCTACATACAAAACACAGCAACCGACTCAACAATATCAAACCTACAAATATACAACACAAACAAAGAAAATGCTACTGGAATATTTGTTAACTATACAAACAACCTACTCATAGAAAACAACCACGTTATAGTCGATGACTGCTCATATTCATTCGCATTCGCAGGAAGCCTAAACAACAGTATCATAAGATCAAACAACTTCAAAACACTAAGTACAAACACCGAAAGAACACACACATGCTTTGTAATGGGAAAATCACATTATAATCTAATCACAAACAACACAGTATACTCTGATGAGGCCAATGGAATATATATAAGTTCGTATGGTTCAGGAAGATTCATCATGGCAGGTGCTGGTTCAAATAATAACATAACAAGTAATAATGTAAGTGGAGGAGATGGAACATGGGTAAACCTCATACAAACCACAGGAAATAACAACAAAATAGACTCCAACAATGTAACAGGAGGATACGAAGGAATAGTAGTACTCGGAGGAAATGCAATAATAACAAACAATCAAGTAAACGGGCCAAAACAATACGGGATGGACATACAAGACGATGGCTCACTAACAAACACCAACACAATAATCTCAAACAACAATATTACAGTAACAGACAATACTGATGCCATAAGAGTATTTAAAAACACACAAATAAACAACAACAATATAAACTCAGAAAATGGTTATGATATCTACATCGAATCAGGTGAAGACTGTGCAAACTTTAACATAACCTCTAATAACATAACATCCACAAACTCAACAGGAATATATACCAAGGGAATAGCAAACCACATCAGGATAGAAGACAACAAAATAAACACAAAACAGGAAGGAATAAAATTTGCTCAACAAAGCATAACCAAAAGACCAAACAACATACTAGTAAACAATAACAACATCACAACACAAACAGAATATGCAATAAACTTCAACAATGCAGGATCAAGAACAGCATCACAAATAAACATAACAGTAACAGACACAAACATACTAACATCCACAAGAGGAACAGGACTACACACAAGTTACCTTCCACCAACCAATAACCAAACAATACCACAAGTAAGAACACAAATACAAATCAATCCAATAGCAGCCACCCTTGAAAAACCTGTAAACATAACAGCAACAATAACAGCAAGAGATTCATCCACAATAAACAATGGAAACATAACATTCACAGACGACAAAGGACAACAAATAGCAACAGCACCAATCATCAATAACCAATCAACCATAACAACCACATTCACAGACTATAGCATAAAACAAATAACAGCAACATACAACGAAACAGAAAACTACACAACAAGCCAAAACACAACAACAATAAACATAACAACAAACACTGATGACTATAACAAAGACGAATTATTAGAGTTAATACAAAGGTTAGAGGAAGAAAACAACAACCTAAAACAATCACTACTCGACAATCAAACAAAAATCAATCAACTAAACACAGAAAACGAAGAACTAAAACAACAACTACAACAATACAACAACACAATAACCAACCAAACACAAACAATAAAAGCACAAGAAGAAAAAATAGCAGAACTAACAGACAAGATAAACAACATGAACAAAACAGTAAACAATCAAAATCAAAAAATCCAAGAACAAAACATACAAATAAACACATTAAACAATACAATAAATGCATTGACCCAGGAAAATAGTAACCTAAAAAACAATATAACACAACAAGAAAACATAATAAAAACACAAAATGATAAAATAAACAATCTAAACACACAAATAAATGTATTGAACAAAACAATAAACGAACAAGAACAACAAATACAAGAATATAATAATACAATAAAAACACAAAACACACAAATAAACACACTAAATAACCAAATAACAGACATAAACAATGAAATAAACAATCTAAACACACAAATAACACAATTAACCAAAACAATAAACGAACAAGAACAACAAATACAAGAATATAAAAATACAATAAAAACACAAAACACACAAATAAACACACTAAACAATAAAATAACAGATATAAACAAGGAAATAACCAACAAAAACAATGAAATAAACGATCTAAACGGCCAAACAACACAATTAACTAAAACAATAAACGAACAGGAACAACAACTACAAAGAAATAACAACACAATACAAGCACAACAAAACACAATCAACCAACAAAACCAAGAAAATAAACAACTAACCAACACCAACAATAACCTAAACCAAACAATAAAAGAACTAACAACCAACCAAAACGTTAAACTAACACAAGATCAAATATCTAAAACAAAATACTCAAACAATATAAAAATCATAGGAACGCTAAAAGACAATAATAAAAAACCACTAAACAACCAAATAATTAAAATAAAAATAAACAATCAAGAAAAAAAAGTTATAACAAACAAAAATGGAATATACGCCCTCACAACCAAAGCTACAATAATAGGAACAAACAATATTACAATACAATACGAAAAAACAGATAAATACAATTCATCAACCACAAAAACAACATTCCAAATAGAAAAAATGGGATTAAACATAAAATTAGACAACATCAAACAAGTAAAATATGGAGATAATACAACAATCACAGGAAGATTCAGTGACGACAACAATAAAGGACTAATAAACACAGTACTACGAATAAACATCAACGGCCAAACAATAAAAATAAAAACAGGACTAAACGGAACATTCACATACACAACACAGACAAACAAAACAGGAACAAACAACATAACAATATCATACCCTGGAAACAAAAATTATAAACAGGTAACAAGCAAAACAACATTCAAAGTAACAAAACAAGATGTGACAATAAACATCAACGAAATAACACCCGTAAAATATGGAGACAATACAATTATTACAGGAACACTCACAGATAAAAACAACAGAAAAATAAAAAATACACAAGTCACAATAAAAATCAACAACAAAGCATACACAGCTAAAACCGATGTAAACGGCAAATATAAATTAACCATAAAAACAGCAAACGTCGGAAAAAACAATATAACAGTAAGCTTCAATGGAAACACATATTACAACAAAACAACAATTAGGTCTACTTTCACAACAAACAAGCAGAATATAAGAGCAACATTAAACACATTACAAAACAAAAATTACAAGACAACAATAAAAGGAAAACTAAGTGATGTCAACAATAATCCTCTTAAAAACTCCAACATAAAAATCAGCATAAATGGAAAAACAAAAACAATAAAAACAGATAATAAAGGAATATTCACTTATACAGCAAATGTTAAACAGAAACAAATCAAATTTACATTAACTTTTCCTGGTAATGTAAAATACACTAAATACACAAAGACAACACTTCTAAACTTTGCATAA
- the pyrH gene encoding UMP kinase has translation MRIVITIGGSILLREYDNKKFEAYADIIRQINEEHEIFIVVGGGRPARDYIGVVRDMGESESICDEIGIQVTRINARLLQLALKDVSYPSIPTNFQQALEYSATGKIVIMGGTEPAHSTDAVGSILAEYVGADLVVNATSVDGLYDKDPNKFDDAVMFSEVTADKLMEIVSGNDTKAGTYEFIDKTAIQIIKRSGIKTVIVNGNNPENVRTAITEPIGTLITSE, from the coding sequence ATGAGAATAGTAATTACAATAGGTGGATCTATCTTACTCAGAGAGTATGATAACAAAAAGTTTGAAGCGTATGCTGATATTATCAGACAGATTAATGAAGAACATGAAATTTTCATCGTTGTTGGTGGAGGAAGACCTGCACGTGATTATATAGGCGTTGTAAGGGATATGGGTGAAAGTGAGTCCATTTGTGACGAGATTGGTATTCAGGTTACCCGTATAAATGCACGTTTACTTCAACTGGCACTTAAGGATGTTTCATATCCATCAATTCCTACAAACTTCCAGCAGGCACTTGAGTATTCTGCTACTGGTAAAATTGTTATTATGGGCGGTACAGAACCTGCACATAGTACTGATGCTGTGGGAAGCATCCTGGCAGAATATGTTGGAGCAGACCTTGTGGTTAATGCAACGAGTGTTGACGGATTATATGATAAGGATCCTAACAAGTTTGATGATGCAGTAATGTTCAGTGAGGTAACAGCTGATAAGCTCATGGAGATTGTGTCAGGCAATGATACTAAGGCTGGTACTTATGAATTTATTGATAAAACAGCTATACAGATTATTAAACGGTCCGGAATTAAAACAGTAATAGTTAATGGTAATAATCCGGAAAATGTTAGAACTGCTATTACTGAGCCTATTGGTACATTAATAACAAGTGAATAA
- a CDS encoding Ig-like domain repeat protein encodes MFKHNTKTFLLLTLIFVTLLGVSAATAATIDNNATDTTSNAQEAVSQAADTVSDNSIPTTTVSNKEINKNTQNNVKTEGEGTFADLATDITGSEVTLTKDYVQGQDETNITITEDKIIDGNGHSITASNGIFIIDTGITFTLKNTIIYSEYSPSTGYPQVYFSDLYNKGNLVLENVTFSYIKQWDERTYGYPINMASNSKLDVKDSLFTGYSTNGAIIYAYNPGVSIKVDNSLFTNFNTANAAIYMRTSNSNLTLTNSNFTNAGASEGNGINYGGALYLNNVNQNALIENCLFENITSNTRGAAMYISGNTTVKSSTFKNLKQISASYNGGAIWLNAANTQLYLEDNTMENIISNSANVYVNNGKINSTLKLTGENVTVDQESSVSLTWNLTDDNGNSIDFKSSPFIVKINDETVPHTMANGSITVSFDASMDPGVYPISIEYDDSRILSDLTVPETSLTIKDIGLLKYANITKALEEATSDSITVDGPVFRSSAEDSIVISKPITIDFKGNTINAKTGKVFDINNSAKVTIKNAIITNVGNPRVSISNSEGRIANITGTGTDVTFENVTFENNRAPNYSSSAYGSFIFVFTDNSVNLKNCTVTNCSGSFINNVNATVTIDESTFDNNNLYEGYSASWNALIANGGKLDINNSKFTNNRVNIAVIRSQSNTLPSSAYGAYITYSNSPLTIENTLFENNYASSGRGAAVNTHNDTTIKNSTFIFNSQGSSNEGGAILSEDGNLEIDSCIFVNNTAKYSESWSGTITVGEGTAIANEKGNLNIKNSIIISNVTQASAIYNKASDVEVMANGNYWGTNNPEGRYASKSGADEITVDNWVILNITVDPEENINYNDEINVKTTLNQVTDGTTITTLEGTLPDYGEVTFTAKGGEITETTVEMKDGQATTKMKVTNSPFTITATYPNTEAVYNGEATMPEPLVITLNDGNWTYYFNEEDGTVKTDIVVPNSELRFEGEFNNRDMVITIPLNLTTAEEQAILNNCTITVTEKAYGTLIKDIKMEATDYTDALITLENTENVTIENNKLTITNNDEKQLTRAINVNRGENNIIRNNTINVVGPEEDIVYAGDSMSDVSIIYTAAISANNSKAIIIDSNSITTTKNDKPVTTYGTIYGVYVTGDTENLGSDIQIINNEITTTGDVYVYGIIINSIEEAIIDNNTIKTTGETYANGIQLGSCASSTVSNNNITVKGNEFAYGILNNGAMDYDTYEIYLADSNIITNNVINAESKNAQGIQIFVGEYNKVTYNNITINADNGVGIGMADASYGDISYNNIEVTATMETPAGVGDAIKFDTTGVKVQQSSQQLHSANYNEIKFNNITVEAPNEAIPAVNVTMRSTIVDNYLVSPMGMGNSAVLNTAYYGTTIEDNRPISVSINYDILNDVEGKVAIELSVLDEKGNEIESLEILLTSDDLPNTKVKSGKVFKDTTLKPGEYNITAKFDGNKAYQPAETEIILTVIEDPNKTIEELNDTIKELNNNITDLNNNISKAEEKIAELTQNNTELADNLTAANNKIEELTQNNTALNDKLDQANQNITELAGNLSAANAKIDELTQNNTELAGNLSAANNKIGELTQNNTALNEKLGQANQNITELAGNLSAANAKIDELTQNNTELAGNLSAANNKIGELTQNNTALNEKLGQANQNITELAGNLTDANAKIDELTQNNTELAGNLSAANDKINELVQNNTQLNDKLNETNNKLDEANQKIVDLNSTNKELADNLTKAQEDINDLTQANNNLTKELNDTNAKLDEANSKVDNLTDANDKLSDDVAAANKKVDDLSKANSDLNNQLADTNKKLDDANAKVDNLTDANDKLSDDVAAANKKADDLASANDNLTKQLNETNKKFDDLAKSVDSLAKQLNDTQNKVNDLTKEVEDKDKIIEDLTAKKDTKVTVGKVNTTSIGSSVVITGKVTDASGAALNNMPVSIKINAASTKVVTSANGVYKYTTTAWNIGTNNVTVSSIANDKYTSSSAKTTFKVNKATPKINIDAVSSVRFKDKVTVTGTFTDANGKVLSGVKLTVKVNGKSASVKTAKDGSFKYTTTATSMGTNNVTVTYAGNTKYNKVTKKATFKVVKQDLVLTVDRVAASVKFKDDLAISGKLVDGNGKAVMNTQVTIKINDKTYKAKTDKNGLYVLKTRATIMGANNVVASYAGNAKYNKASAKTSFNVAKQDLLITFDEVKYANGKVTVKGTFIDRNKRPLMNSLTRVTLNGKQGTAKTNNKGTFTYTTKANKGAYKLTLAYPGNDRYNAYSKTSTISVA; translated from the coding sequence ATGTTTAAACATAACACAAAAACATTTTTATTACTTACATTAATATTCGTGACATTACTCGGAGTGTCAGCTGCCACAGCAGCCACAATAGACAACAACGCAACTGACACAACAAGCAATGCACAGGAAGCTGTATCACAAGCAGCAGATACTGTTAGTGATAATAGCATCCCAACAACAACCGTGAGTAATAAAGAAATAAACAAAAACACGCAAAATAATGTAAAAACAGAAGGCGAAGGCACATTCGCAGACCTTGCAACAGATATCACTGGTAGTGAGGTTACACTCACAAAAGATTATGTACAAGGCCAAGATGAAACTAATATTACTATAACAGAAGACAAAATAATTGATGGAAATGGACATAGTATCACAGCATCCAATGGTATTTTTATAATTGATACTGGAATCACTTTTACTTTGAAAAATACAATAATATATTCAGAATATAGTCCTTCAACAGGTTATCCTCAGGTTTATTTCTCGGATTTATATAATAAGGGAAATCTTGTATTAGAGAATGTTACATTTTCTTATATTAAGCAGTGGGATGAAAGGACTTATGGATATCCAATTAATATGGCTTCAAACTCTAAACTTGATGTAAAAGATTCTTTATTCACAGGATATTCTACTAATGGTGCTATAATATATGCTTATAATCCTGGAGTTTCAATTAAAGTGGATAATTCACTTTTTACAAATTTCAATACTGCAAATGCTGCTATTTATATGAGAACAAGTAATAGTAATTTAACTCTTACTAATTCTAATTTCACAAATGCTGGAGCAAGTGAAGGAAATGGAATTAATTATGGTGGAGCTTTATACCTGAATAATGTTAATCAAAATGCATTAATAGAAAATTGTTTATTTGAAAATATCACTTCTAATACTCGTGGAGCTGCAATGTATATATCAGGTAACACAACAGTTAAAAGTTCAACATTCAAAAACCTCAAACAAATAAGTGCAAGCTATAATGGGGGAGCTATCTGGTTAAATGCAGCAAATACTCAATTGTACTTAGAAGATAATACTATGGAAAACATTATTTCAAATAGTGCAAATGTTTACGTTAATAATGGTAAAATTAATTCAACATTAAAACTTACTGGAGAAAATGTAACTGTTGATCAGGAATCTTCTGTATCCTTAACATGGAATCTTACTGATGACAATGGTAATAGTATTGACTTTAAATCTTCACCATTTATTGTAAAAATTAATGATGAAACAGTTCCACATACAATGGCAAATGGTTCAATTACAGTATCCTTTGATGCAAGTATGGATCCTGGAGTTTATCCGATATCAATTGAGTATGATGATTCAAGGATACTAAGTGATTTAACAGTTCCGGAAACATCATTAACCATAAAAGATATTGGATTATTAAAATATGCTAATATAACAAAAGCATTAGAAGAAGCAACAAGTGATAGTATAACAGTTGATGGTCCTGTTTTCAGAAGTTCTGCTGAAGATAGTATCGTAATCAGTAAACCAATTACCATAGACTTCAAAGGTAACACAATCAATGCAAAAACGGGTAAAGTATTTGACATTAATAATAGTGCAAAAGTAACAATTAAAAATGCTATAATCACTAATGTAGGCAATCCTAGGGTATCTATTTCTAATAGTGAAGGTAGAATAGCAAATATTACTGGTACTGGTACTGATGTAACATTTGAAAATGTAACATTTGAAAATAATAGAGCACCGAACTATTCTTCATCAGCTTATGGAAGTTTCATATTTGTATTCACTGACAATTCAGTAAATTTAAAAAATTGTACTGTGACTAATTGTTCAGGTTCTTTCATAAACAATGTTAATGCAACAGTAACAATAGATGAATCTACCTTTGATAACAATAATTTATATGAAGGATATAGCGCAAGTTGGAATGCTTTAATAGCAAACGGTGGAAAATTAGATATAAATAATTCTAAATTCACAAACAACAGGGTTAACATAGCAGTAATACGTAGTCAATCAAATACATTACCATCAAGCGCTTATGGTGCTTATATTACTTACAGTAACTCACCATTAACTATAGAAAACACATTATTTGAAAATAATTATGCATCAAGTGGAAGAGGAGCAGCAGTAAACACACATAATGACACAACCATTAAAAATTCAACATTCATATTTAATTCACAAGGATCATCCAATGAGGGTGGAGCAATATTATCTGAAGATGGTAATTTAGAAATAGATAGCTGTATATTTGTAAACAACACTGCAAAATACAGTGAATCATGGAGTGGAACTATAACTGTTGGGGAAGGAACAGCAATAGCAAATGAAAAAGGTAACCTCAACATTAAAAACTCAATAATCATATCAAACGTTACACAAGCCAGTGCTATTTACAACAAAGCAAGTGATGTAGAAGTAATGGCAAATGGTAATTATTGGGGAACAAATAATCCTGAAGGAAGATATGCTTCTAAATCTGGTGCAGATGAAATCACAGTAGATAACTGGGTAATACTTAACATCACTGTCGACCCAGAAGAAAACATAAACTATAATGATGAAATAAACGTAAAAACAACACTCAACCAAGTAACTGATGGAACAACAATAACTACTCTGGAAGGAACACTTCCTGATTATGGAGAAGTAACATTCACAGCAAAAGGTGGAGAAATCACAGAAACAACAGTAGAGATGAAAGATGGACAAGCAACAACAAAAATGAAAGTAACAAACAGTCCATTCACAATAACTGCAACATACCCTAACACAGAAGCAGTATACAATGGCGAAGCAACAATGCCAGAACCATTAGTCATCACATTAAATGATGGAAACTGGACATACTACTTCAACGAAGAAGATGGAACAGTAAAAACAGACATAGTAGTGCCAAACAGTGAACTAAGATTTGAAGGAGAATTCAATAATCGTGACATGGTAATAACAATACCATTAAACTTAACCACAGCAGAAGAACAAGCAATACTAAACAATTGTACAATAACAGTAACAGAAAAAGCATATGGTACACTAATCAAAGACATTAAAATGGAAGCAACAGACTACACAGATGCATTAATCACACTCGAAAACACAGAAAACGTAACTATAGAAAACAATAAACTAACAATAACTAACAATGATGAAAAACAATTAACCCGTGCTATTAACGTAAATCGTGGAGAAAATAATATTATAAGAAACAACACTATTAATGTTGTAGGTCCAGAGGAAGACATTGTATATGCAGGAGACAGTATGAGTGATGTAAGCATTATTTATACCGCTGCAATCAGTGCAAACAACAGTAAAGCAATAATCATCGACTCAAACAGTATAACAACAACTAAAAATGATAAACCGGTAACAACATATGGAACTATCTATGGTGTATATGTAACTGGAGATACAGAAAATCTGGGTAGTGATATTCAAATAATTAACAATGAAATCACAACAACAGGTGATGTTTACGTTTATGGTATAATTATAAACTCTATTGAAGAAGCAATAATTGATAACAATACAATTAAAACAACTGGTGAAACATATGCAAATGGTATTCAATTAGGATCATGTGCTAGTTCAACCGTAAGTAACAATAACATAACAGTAAAAGGTAACGAATTTGCTTATGGTATATTAAACAATGGAGCAATGGACTATGACACTTATGAAATATATCTTGCAGATAGTAATATTATCACTAACAATGTAATAAATGCAGAATCTAAAAATGCTCAAGGTATTCAAATTTTCGTGGGTGAATATAATAAAGTTACATATAACAATATTACAATTAATGCAGATAATGGTGTAGGAATTGGTATGGCCGATGCTTCATATGGTGACATTTCATACAACAATATTGAAGTGACTGCTACAATGGAAACTCCTGCAGGTGTAGGAGATGCAATTAAATTTGATACAACCGGAGTAAAAGTACAACAATCTAGTCAACAATTGCATTCAGCAAACTACAATGAAATAAAATTTAACAACATAACAGTTGAAGCTCCTAATGAAGCAATCCCCGCAGTTAATGTAACAATGAGAAGTACAATTGTTGATAACTACCTAGTTTCACCAATGGGAATGGGTAATTCCGCAGTACTTAACACAGCATATTATGGAACAACAATTGAAGATAATAGACCTATATCCGTATCCATAAATTATGATATACTTAATGATGTTGAAGGTAAAGTAGCTATAGAATTATCAGTTCTTGATGAAAAAGGAAATGAAATAGAATCACTAGAAATATTATTAACTTCAGATGATTTACCAAATACTAAAGTAAAATCAGGTAAAGTATTCAAAGACACTACATTAAAACCAGGCGAATACAACATAACAGCTAAATTTGATGGAAACAAAGCATACCAACCAGCAGAAACAGAAATAATCTTAACAGTAATAGAAGATCCAAACAAAACAATCGAAGAATTAAACGACACAATAAAAGAATTAAACAATAACATCACAGACTTAAACAACAACATTTCTAAAGCAGAAGAAAAAATAGCAGAACTCACACAGAATAACACTGAGTTAGCAGATAATCTTACAGCTGCTAATAATAAGATTGAGGAGCTTACTCAGAATAACACAGCTTTAAATGATAAATTAGATCAAGCTAATCAGAACATAACTGAATTGGCTGGTAATCTTTCAGCTGCTAATGCTAAGATTGATGAACTCACACAGAATAACACTGAGTTAGCAGGTAATCTTTCAGCTGCTAATAATAAGATTGGGGAGCTTACTCAGAATAACACAGCTTTAAATGAGAAGTTAGGTCAAGCTAATCAGAACATAACTGAATTGGCTGGTAATCTTTCAGCTGCTAATGCTAAGATTGATGAACTCACACAGAATAACACTGAGTTAGCAGGTAATCTTTCAGCTGCTAATAATAAGATTGGGGAGCTTACTCAGAATAACACAGCTTTAAATGAGAAGTTAGGTCAAGCTAATCAGAACATAACTGAATTGGCTGGTAATCTTACTGATGCTAATGCTAAGATTGATGAGCTTACTCAGAATAACACTGAGTTAGCAGGTAATCTTTCAGCTGCTAATGATAAAATTAATGAACTTGTCCAAAATAACACACAATTAAATGATAAACTCAACGAAACTAATAACAAACTGGATGAAGCTAACCAAAAAATAGTTGACTTAAACAGTACTAACAAAGAATTAGCAGATAATTTAACCAAAGCACAGGAAGACATTAATGATCTAACACAGGCAAACAATAATTTAACCAAAGAATTAAATGATACTAATGCTAAATTGGACGAAGCAAACAGTAAAGTTGATAATTTAACAGATGCTAATGATAAGTTATCTGATGATGTGGCTGCTGCTAATAAGAAAGTTGATGATTTAAGTAAAGCTAACAGTGACTTAAACAACCAATTAGCTGATACCAATAAGAAACTTGACGATGCAAATGCTAAAGTTGATAATTTAACAGATGCTAATGATAAGTTATCTGATGATGTGGCCGCTGCTAACAAGAAAGCAGATGACCTAGCAAGTGCTAATGATAATCTTACTAAACAATTAAACGAAACCAACAAAAAATTTGACGACCTTGCAAAATCAGTAGACAGCCTAGCAAAACAGTTAAATGACACTCAAAACAAAGTCAACGACTTAACTAAAGAAGTAGAAGATAAGGATAAAATTATCGAAGATTTAACAGCTAAGAAAGATACTAAAGTAACAGTAGGTAAAGTTAACACTACAAGCATTGGAAGCAGTGTTGTAATAACTGGTAAAGTAACTGATGCAAGTGGTGCTGCTCTTAATAACATGCCGGTCAGCATAAAAATTAATGCTGCATCCACTAAGGTAGTTACAAGTGCTAATGGTGTATACAAGTACACTACAACTGCATGGAATATTGGAACTAATAATGTAACAGTATCATCCATTGCTAATGATAAGTACACCAGCAGTAGTGCTAAGACCACATTCAAAGTTAACAAGGCAACTCCAAAAATTAATATTGATGCTGTAAGTTCTGTCAGATTCAAGGACAAAGTAACAGTAACTGGTACTTTCACTGATGCTAATGGTAAAGTATTATCTGGTGTTAAATTAACAGTTAAAGTTAACGGCAAATCTGCTAGTGTAAAAACTGCTAAGGATGGTTCATTCAAGTACACTACTACTGCAACAAGTATGGGTACAAACAATGTAACAGTAACTTATGCTGGTAACACCAAATACAATAAGGTTACCAAAAAGGCAACATTCAAAGTTGTTAAACAGGATCTTGTATTAACAGTTGACAGGGTGGCTGCTTCTGTTAAGTTCAAGGATGATCTTGCAATCAGTGGTAAACTTGTTGATGGTAATGGTAAAGCAGTGATGAACACTCAGGTAACTATTAAGATCAATGATAAAACATACAAGGCAAAAACAGATAAGAACGGTTTATATGTTCTTAAGACAAGAGCTACCATTATGGGTGCTAACAATGTAGTTGCTAGTTATGCTGGTAATGCTAAGTATAATAAGGCAAGTGCTAAAACTTCATTTAATGTTGCAAAACAGGATTTACTCATCACATTTGATGAAGTTAAATATGCAAATGGTAAAGTTACTGTTAAAGGTACTTTTATTGACCGTAATAAACGTCCTCTTATGAACAGTCTTACAAGGGTAACATTGAATGGTAAACAGGGAACAGCTAAGACAAACAATAAAGGTACATTCACTTACACTACTAAGGCAAATAAGGGAGCTTACAAGCTCACATTAGCTTATCCTGGTAATGATCGTTACAATGCTTACAGTAAGACCAGTACTATATCCGTAGCTTAA